The Cyanobacteriota bacterium genome segment AGCACGATCGCCTCAGTTGGGTAGGATTGAGAGAGAATGACATTGTAAAAATGACATTGTGAAAACAGTAGGGAACGATCGTGCTGGATTTGAAACTCATCCGAGAAGCACCAGAGCTAGTGCAGCAACGCCTAAATACCCGCAATGGCGACTATGACCTTCAACCGTTACTAGCGCTAGACAAACAACAGCGCGAAATGGAACAGCAGCGATCGCAGTTGCAAGCCCGCAGCAATGAAATTGGTAAGCTAGTGGGGCAACGCATTAAAGCTGGCAGCGACCCCAACGGTGAAGACATTCAAGCATTGCGAGAAGAGGGTAACCAACTCAAGCAAACTCTCAGTGACTTGGAACCGGCTGAAAAGCTGATAAAGTCCAAGATTGAAGCTATGCTGCTGACGTTTCCAAATCTGCCGAGCGAGACAACTCCCATTGGTGAGAACGAAACACACAATGTGGAAATACGACGGTGGGGAGATGAGTTTTTGCCAACCAGTCAAGACATTTTGCCCCATTACGAAATTGGGGAAAGGCTGGGGATCATCAATACCGAGCGAGCCACCAAGATTGCTCAGACTCGGTTTGTGGCGCTGTTTGGGGCTGGAGCAGCCTTAGAGCGGGCGTTGNNNNNNNNNNAAATTCAAGCGGGCTATACCGAGGTTTTGCCCCCATTCCTGATCAATAGTGCCTCTCTGACAGCCACAGGGCAACTGCCTAAATTTTCTGAGGAAAGCTTCAAATGCGATCAAGATGACCTATGGCTGACTCCAACAGCGGAAGTACCTGTAACTAATTTGTATCGAGACGAAATTCTGACGGCTGACCAGTTACCTATCTATCATTGCGCCTACACGCCTTGTTTTCGGCGAGAAGCAGGTAGCTACGGGCGAGACACAAGGGGGCTGATTCGTCTGCACCAGTTTAATAAGGTAGAACTGGTCAAGTTCGTGCACCCAGACACTTCTGAAGAGGAGCATCAGCGTCTAGTACGGGATGCTGAAGCTATTCTAGAAGCGTTGAAGTTGCCTTATCGCACGGTTGAACTCTGCACAGGGGACTTAGGCTTCGGTGCTGCCAAATGTTACGACCTAGAGGTCTGGTTACCCTCAGCCGGAACGTATCGAGAAATTTCCAGTTGCTCCAACTTTATGGACTTTCAGGCGCGCCGAGCCAATATTCGCTTCAAGGAGCCAGGGCAAAAGGGCACGCGCTTGGTTCACACCCTGAATGGCTCTGGCTTGGCTGTGGGCCGCACAATGGCAGCTATTTTAGAAAACTACCAGCGACCCGATGGTACAGTCCGCATTCCAGACGTGCTGCAACCTTACCTGGGTCGGGATACCTTGTAAGCCTGAGGGGAGCTTATGATGATTTTAACAAAGCGACTACCTGCTGATATTCACCACAAGGCTGACCATCGGCTATCCCTCACAGCCGACGATCGTACCCGCGCCCGTCATCGGTTCCAAACGGAGGATGGTGAAGATGTGTTCTTAGACCTGCCTAGGGGGACTGTTGTGCAACATGGAGATTTACTGCAAACCCAAGCTGGCGATCGTACAGTTTTGGTGATAGCTAAGCCAGAACCTGTGCTGACAGTAACAGCTCCTACTCATCTAGCATTACTACGGGCAGCCTATCACCTAGGTAACCGTCATGTGCCCTTAGAGGTGACGGCAACCTATTTGCGCCTGTCCCCAGACCCAGTATTGCAGGCAATGCTAGAGCAGATGGGGTTAACAGTCGCGCATGAGGTTCAGCCCTTTCAACCAGAAGTTGGAGCTTACAGTTCATCCCATCACCATTCCCATAACCATACTAGCCATCATCATTCTCATGGCAGTCATCGCGATCGTCATTCTAGTCACACGCTCGAATGAACACTAGACAGTTACTCTAGGGTCATTGCCCTAGGGCTATAACTGCTTATCTGACAAGGAATAGAGAGAATTCACTCAGAGTTTGATGAAAGACTATGCGCGACCGATGGTTGATTATTGTCAACCGTGCTAGGGTGCGCCTCTAATGGGGATAGCTGCCGTTGAGCATTGAGTAGGCCAGTTTGGCTACCACAGAGTAGGAGGCGATCGCCTGCTTGCAGTTCTACTGTACCTTCTGGCAGTTGAATGAACCGTCCTTCTCGTCGAAGGGCTTGAATTTTAACTCCATCCCCATTCTCTTGGGAATCTGTCCAGTTCAACGCCGAGATAGGTTTGCCAATTACTGGACTGTTAGCAGCTATAGTAATCCACTGGCATGAGGCACTGTTAGTAGGGATTGCTACCCGACCACTAGCAAGCTCAGCAAAAGCAGAAAACTCACTAGGTTCGCCAACCACCAGTAGCCGATCGCCCTCTTCGAGGACAGTGGATCCAGTAGGATAGTCTAGCTCGTCGCCGTTCGTGCGCTGAATGGCCACCAAGCTTACGCCTGTTAATTCTCGCATATTGGACTCTGCTAAGGTCATGCCTGTCAATGGAGACTCAACTGGCAAGTTAAACCAGTAGTTAGGCATATCCTGAGTGGCGATGCGTACTTCACGAGAAACTTCTGTGGCGGGTCGATCCGGGCGTAACGCCAAGTAGTGACTGCTACGAATTGCTTGCACTTCGGCTTGTAGGTCAGCCATGGGCACACCCATACCGCTTAGCAAGTGCGTAGACAGTTCTAGGCTAGCTTCAAATTCTGGCTGCACAACTTCTCGTGCTCCTAATTGATAGAGCAACTCAATATCTCGGTTTTGGCTAGCACGCACTACCACATCGAGTTTAGGAGCAAGTTCTAAGGAGCGTTTGAGGCAAAGGCGTGTGCTCATAGAATCTGGCAAGACGATCGCCATGCCCTGGGCAGTATCTACCCCTGCTTTTTCTAGTACGGGTAGGCTAGCCGCGTTGCCATACACATAGGGAATCTTAGCTTGCCGTAGTTTTTGAATGGCTTGCTCTGATTGGTCAATCACCACTACAGGATAGTTATGGGATTGCAGTAGCTGCACGATCGTCTGGCCAACACGACCATAACCGCATACCACCACATGGTTACGGGCTGGCAACTCTGTAGCAGTCTCCAAAGGCAGGCTAGAACTATCCAAATAATGCCGCAACCAAGGCACTGACTCAGCCCAAAGTAGCAATTGGGGGATTAACCGCAACACAAATGGAGTGACCACCAACGTGACTGCCGTCGTCCCCAAAATGAGTAGGTAAACTCGGCGAGACACTAGTCCTAAGGCTTGCCCCTTGCTAGCTAACACAAAGGAAAATTCTCCTATTTGGGCCAGACCTAGACCACTAATAATGGCTGTTTTCCATGAGTAGCGGAACAGAGTAACTAGGGGAGCAATAATGATGAACTTGCCGACTAGGACTAGGGCTACCAAGCCGAGGATAAGTTCGAGGTTATTCCACAGGAACAGAGGATCAATCAACATGCCGATCGCCGCAAAGAATAGGCTGGCACATACATCGCGAATTGGTTCCACGTAGGCAAGGGTCTGGTCAGCGTATTCCACCTCAGAAATCATCAGCCCTGCCACAAAGGCACCCATTTCTACCGATAGTCCCAAGTATTCGGTCAGCAGTGCAATACTGAGACATAATGCCACTACGCCCAACAGAAACAACTCCCGGCTTTCGGTGCGGGCAAGGAAGCGCAACAATGGGGGGACTATCCAGATGCCGACGGCGATCGCCCCAGCCGCAAACAAGCCCGTGCGCACCACTGCCCATCCCAGAGCCGTGCCAATTTGATCAATAGGCTGATCGAGAGCAGGGAGTACAGCTAGCATCAACCCCAGTGCTAAGTCCTGAACGATCAGAATCCCCAGCATCACTTGTCCATGGGAGGTTTCTGTTTCATGCCGCTCCATCAAGCTCTTAAGGACAACGGCAGTAGACGATAGGGAGAGAATAGCACCAAGAAACACACCCTGAGCCGCAGAGGTAACCCAGCCAATCCACAGCGATACTAAGGCAGTGATGGCGATCGTGAGGACAATTTGCAACGTACCGCCACCAAGGGCTATCCGTCGTACTTTTTGCAGTTCTCCTAGGGAAAACTCTACTCCTAGGGCAAACAACAAAAATGCCACACCCAACTGAGCCAATGTTTCTACCTGTACCAGTTCCTTAATTAGCCCTAGCCCAGCAGGCCCAACTACAATGCCCCCCAGTAAGTAGCCCAACAAGACTGGCTGGCGGAAAAGAGCAGCAACCAGTCCACCAATTGCTGCCGCCGTCAGCACCGTTACCAAATCAACAATCAAGCGAAAATCTTCCTGCACAAACACTCCCTAAGGATGTCAAAAAACGTTGCACTTACTTGAATGTAGCGTGTTCAACAGCGTTACAACTGACGTTTTGCCTAGGTTGAGTTGGGATCATGTCCCATTAAATCTCTAGTGTAATTTGGCTGGAGAGGATTAGTATATCAGCTTCTCAGAAATGCCCTATGCCCATCTCAGCAGTCAAGATACTATCGTTGATATGATAGTAAAGATGCTGTTCAACGGTAACTTTTGTGTTTTCAACTCTCATCGCTGACTTCCGCATTATTTTTGAGCGTGATCCGGCTGCCCGCAATTGGTTAGAGGTGTTATTTTGCTATCCGGGCTTGCAAGCACTTGTCATGCATCGAATTGCTCACTGGTTATATCGCTTGGGCTTGCCCTTTGTGCCTCGACTAATTTCCCATGTGGCTCGCTTTATTACGGGAATTGAGATTCACCCTGGGGCGACGATCGGCACTGGAGTATTCATCGACCACGGTATGGGGGTTGTGATTGGTGAAACTGCCGTTGTGGGAGATTATAGCCTGATTTACCAGGGCGTAACCCTAGGCGGTACGGGCAAAGAGAGTGGTAAACGTCACCCTACCCTAGGAGAAAACGTAGTGGTTGGTGCTGGAGCCAAGGTTTTGGGTAATATTCTCATTGGTAATAACGTCCGCATTGGTGCTGGCTCTGTAGTGCTGCGAGATGTACCCTCAGATTGCACAGTGGTTGGTGTTCCAGGTCGGATTGTCTTTCGCTCTGGTGTGCGAGTTGACCCTCTGGAGCACGGACGTTTGCCCGACTCCGAGGCTCAGGCTATCCGTGCCCTTGTGGATCGCATTGAGGCGCTAGAGCAGCAGGTACAAGCGTTACAAGCGCAGCCGCAATCTGTGCCTGTGACTACGATCAACCAACTAGAGCGCCTAATGACAGCACCCTGTTCATTGGTAGCTGACAACACAGTGGGTTCAGCCAGTGATCGCCCCCCCAATAGCTGCCGACTGCGCGATCGTGCCATTGAAGAGTTTCTCGATGGCAGCGGCATCTAACCGATAGAGTAACAACCGTAGGCATAGCCAGTAATGACTGACCGAGTAGATGCTAGTTCCCTAGGCCAACCGGTAACTGCCCAGATGCTAACGACCATGGGAATGGACTGGGAAAGACTTAGGGATCTATCAGGGGGATTAGCAGAGTTTGAGTTAGAGTTGCTGGCAATGTTTGTGGAAGATACCCAGTTGCACGTCGATGCTGCTAAGGCAGCAATTAAAACCCAAAACTTTACACAGCTAGGCCGTGAGGCGCACCAAATCAAAGGTGCTAGTGCCAATGTTGGCGCAATTCCTATGCAGCAAGCGGCTGCCCAGCTAGAGCAACAAGCTAAGCAGCAAGCCCTTGATCGGGTTGATGAACTCCTAGCAACTCTGCAAGCTTGGCTGATGGCTCTTCGCACCTACGTGCAGCAGACCAATACTCCTACCTGACCCTGGCACCACGATAGCGAATTTGTCGCTGGAGAGCATAGCTCTGAGCAAACTGGGGAATGTCACCCTTGTGACCCAACACGATTACTGTATCACCTGGATTGAGTTTCATGTTGTCCGGGGGTGAAGTCACCATGTTGCCATCCGCCTGGCGCACAGCCACCACAATGAAGTTACCCCTACCTCGCACTTCCACATTACTCACGGTTCCCCCTGCCAGACTGGACGTTGGCGTAATTTCCAACTCATCCATCCGCAAGCCAAACTGGGATAGTAGTTCGTTTAAGGTGCTGCCACCATCATTGCGATCGAGAAAATCTAAGGTCGCCGGGTGGGTAATCAAGTGGGACATTCGCATCGCTCCGATCGTCGCAGGCAACACTACATGATCAGCACCCGCCAAACGCAGCTTTTTCTCCGTTGAGGGATATTCTCCCCGCGCCAAAATTTGCAGATTGGCGTTCATTTCCCTAGCCGTAAGGGTAATGAACACATTGTCAGCATCACTAGGTAACACAGTTGCCAACACCCGCGCGCGCCGAATACCCACGGCATCTAGAGCCATCTCATCCGTAGCACTACCTGTATAAACCAAATAGCCTAGTTCTTCAGCTTCAGTCACCCGTTCAGGGTTGTTATCTAAAACCACGAACGGCATTCGGGCTGTCTTCAACTTGCTGCACAGAATTTGCCCCATGCGTCCAAACCCACAGACAATCACATGGTCTTCTAGCAACTCAATTTCACGGATCATCCGTCTTACCTCCAATGCTTGCTTAATTTCGCCCTCAGTCAGCAATTGGACAAAGCCCCCCACCATGTAGACAACAGAGACACTGCCTGCAACAATTACAAAAATCGTAAACACACGTAGGGCTGGTGAGGTAATTGGACGCACTTCACCAAACCCCACGCCAAAGACTGTGATAATGACCATGTAAACCGCATCTAGGAATGACCAGCCTGCAATCACATAGCCCGCTACAGCAACCACTACGGTAATCGTGAAGCAGATAGCACCAGCAATAATGTTTTGAGTTGGCTTAGAGACCTGATGCTTGGGTGAAGCTGCTGGCAGGGGGGCAAGAGCGTCATTATAGGATGCAGCGATAGATTGCTTAGATTTACGGCTCACAGAAAATTACAAAACCTCAGTAAGAGCAAGGAAGGTAACAAACCATAGATTCTTTTTCATACATACTGGATCAACAAACAGATTAGCGGTAGTGTTACTAACAAATCGATACTCTCCTGGCTACGGATGACACCTACACTCCTAGGTCGCTGGCAAACTCGTTGGTTTTTAACGGTGATTGTTGGCCTTCCCATCACTCTTCCCTTTGCCTTAGGACTCCTAGGCACTGGTACTAGCTGGCATTTCATCTATATCTTGGGGTACATGGCCTTGTTCGGCATCGGCTGGGATGTGATGTACCAATACCTGCAATCATTTCGCTGGGATCATGACTGGCCAGGAATTTTGCAACTTTTAGCTGGCATCTGGGAAGGCTTGGTACTGGGGGTCATTGCGATGACGATCGGTCTTCCCGGCCTTCCCCAGCCTTTTATTTTGTCTCACTTTATACTGCACTACAGCTTAGTCTGGTTGGGTATCTACAGTGCCAGCCAGACCCTGATGCGCGTTCTCTTTCCCCATTGGCGCTTTCAAGGAGGACAACTTTGGAAATAATAGCCATCTACTAGCAAACAAGTGCACATAGAAAACACATAGAAAACAGGTGCACACAGAGCAGAACCAGAACCCTCTGCGGTGGCTCGTGATAGCATGGTCAGATATGTAGGGTAATGATAATGCTGGCTCGACAAGATCTCCTGAAGGGCATTGAAAACCGGGACACGATCGTCCGTATTTTGGACTACGTTGATCAGGCAATTAAAACTTGGGAGGTAGTCGTATCGGACTTTTTGTCACCCCTAGAACTGGTGGAGGCGCAGTCTGTGTTTAAGCGATTGACCGATGTGCACCTGCTAGCCTGGGGTGGCTATCCCCAAGCAGAGCGACAGCGGGTAGCAATTGCTCGCTCAGAGCTACTGCTAGACCCATCGCAAGTGATGGTTACTGCTTTGGAAATCAGTGGTAACTTTTTGTTTGATGCAGCCACCCATCGAGACTTCTTAGGAGCCTTACTGGGCACAGGCATCGTGCGGGAGAAAGTAGGCGATATCCTGGTGCAAGGAGAGCGTGGTGCCCAAGCGATCGTAGTACCTGAATTAGTAGAGTTTCTCGCTATGAACTTGACCCAGGTGCGATCGGTTCCTGTAAACGTCCGCCCCATACCCCTAGATGAGCTAAAAATTCGTGAACCGAAAACAAAGGCAATCACAACCGTAGAGGCATCCTTACGGCTAGATGCAGTAGCGTCAGCAGGCTTTGGCATTTCTCGCAGCAAAATGGTAGATTTAATCACCGCTGGTGATGTGCGGGTGAATTGGAAAGACGTTACCGAAGCCAAATATCAGATAAAACCCGGTGATTTGATTGCCATCCGAGGTAAGGGCCGCGTTGAGGTAGGCGAGATTATGCTTACCAAGAAGGAACGCTATCGGATAGAGATGGTTCGCTATGTTTGAAGGCGGTTCATTAGGAGTGAGTGAAGCTGACGGCGACCATGCCATTGGCAACCGTAGGAATCAATACAATTTATCCTTGATGATGCCTCAGAGTCCTGAAGTTGTCCTGGTTTCAACAGTTTGTCTACTCAGACACCCAACTACTGCGCCATGCAGCTTCAGCATTGGCAACCGCTAGTTCTCGTTGTACTTTTTGATAGTCTTGCTCTAAAGCCTTGAGTTGCAGGATAGTTTCCCGCAGTCGGTTGCGCCATGACATCACACTACTGTCTACAAACTCAATTTCCGACAAACGCATCTGCACGGCCATGATTCTAAGCGGAGGAATGACGGTAGTTCCTGATGACTTGGGCTTTTCTGACTTTTGGTTAGAGCTATTGTCCTCAGTGGGCAATTCGATCGCCTCTACAGTCAGACTCAACAAGTTAGGGGGGCCTGCTGCCATTGTTTCAAAGGCTTCCGCTTTGGCAGCAGCTTCTAGCACTGGCTCTGGGAAATATTTAGGCAAGATTCCAGACTCTTGCAAGAGGTGGTTCACCTGCCTAGACAGATGCCGTAACATCTCAGCGATAGCTTGCTCTATCGACTCATGCCAGTGGAGTAAAGCCGTTGGGGGCGATCGTCGTGGTCTAGAGAACCGCAGCGAGTTTTGTAATGACTCTGACGCAGATTGCCCTGCATCAGGCTGTGTCAACCCAGATGAGGGCTGACCTTCATCCGCATTTGGGGATGCTTGGGAAACTCCTCTAGATAGGAATGCCAGCACTTGCGCCAATGGTACCGGATCCATTTTTTTCTGTTCAACCTGTTCTGATGACGGGTTATGTTGACCATCGTCACGGCTTAGCAACTCTGACAACTGAGCCTGCCCTTGCTTGGCTACCTGTTGCAAGGCCTGCTGGAACTGTTGACGCTGGGCTAGGGAGAGCGACAAAAATTGCTCAGGATAACCCTGGGTACAAATCTGGTATGCAGCGCCAATCAACTGCTGCTTAACAGCTTGACCTAGAACAGTCAGGTAATTGCTGTAGGTCTCATGCAAAGTCTGACCAATTGCAGCAAGCCGCTCATTCAACCTAGCTAAATCGTGCTCAATTTGCTCGACGTTTCGCGCCATGACTATCCGACCTATTCACAACTTGGCAACTTAGTCAGGTCATGACCCGACAATCACTACTCAGCAGTGTTTTCTGGAGGTTGCTCAACCCCTTCACCTAAAACAAACCGGACGAAGCGGCGCACTTGAATGTTTTCCCCCAGCTTAGCGATCGTGCTCTTCACCAAGTCATCAACCGTAATATTCTGATCCCGAACATAGGGTTGATCTAACAGGCACATTTCCTTCAAGCGTTTCTCAATTCGGCCCTGGACAATTTTCTCCTTGACGTTAGCGGGTTTGCCTGCTAAATCATCTCGCCCCATTTCGATTTCCTTTTCCTTAGCCACAACATCTTCAGGGATGTCATCTACCTTGACGTACTCAACATTAGGGCAAGCAGCAATTTGCATGGCAACGTTTTTCACCAGTGCCATAAACTCCTCATTGCGGGCTACAAAGTCAGTTTCACAGTTGACTTCTACCAAAACCCCAACCCGACCACCTGTATGGATATAGCTGCCAATCTGACCTTCCATGGCAACTCGTCCACCTACTTTGTCAGCTTTGGCTAGCCCCTTCTTACGTAGCCATTCTTTTGCCTTTGCGACATCGCCACCAGACTCTGCTAGCGCCTTTTTGCAATCCATCATGCCAGCGTTGGTCTCGTCGCGCAGTTGTTTGACCAATTTTGCCGATATTTCAGCCATGTTACCTTTTATTCCTACTTCACCAGGTTGACAAGTTGCTGCAAGCGTCAGCCAATAATATTCGGGCCATTTCCACCAGTTTTGGGAAACAATCCTTGTTCATTCTCTATCATATTAGCCCCGTTGCAACCGTGGTTTCAAAAATGCCGATCGCTGCATTATGAACAATGCTTAACACTACGATGGTGTCGATTCAAGGCAAAATGATTCTTCAGATGCAGAGATCAAGCCTGACATTCTCAATCGTATGGTTTAAGTCCTGCCAAGATGACATCTGAGTCCTCTGAAGTCTGAGTCACTTCAAAGCAACTATCTATACAAAGCCTTTATGAATATTGCTGTTGTTGGTCTGAGCCATAAAACGGCTCCTGTGGAAGTCCGAGAAAAGTTAAGTATCCCTGAACATCAACTAGGGCAAGCGATCGCTCATCTCTGTAGCTATCCCCATGTGATGGAGGTAGCTGTACTAAGCACGTGCAATCGCCTAGAAATTTACTGCGTCGTGACTGAGACAGAGCTAGGCGTGCGCGAAGTTACTCAATTCTTAGCAGAACACAGCAAACTGCCTACCCAAGTTTTACGGCCTCACCTGTTCGTGTTGTTGCATCAAGATGCTGTTATGCACGTCATGCGAGTTGCCTCAGGGCTAGATAGCCTGGTACTGGGCGAGGGACAAATTCTTTCTCAGGTGAAAGAAGCTCACAAGCATGGCCAGAAATGCAATGGGGTTGGTCGGATATTAAACGAACTGTTCAAGTGTGCGATCGCAGCAGGCAAGCGTGTTCGCACTGAAACTGGCATTGGTACGGGCGCAGTTTCTATTAGCTCTGCTGCGGTCGAGCTAGCTCAACAGCAAGTGGCCTCCTTGCCAGCAGAGTCTTTGGAATTTTGCCGTATTGCTATCATCGGTGCCGGTAAAATGTCCCGACTGTTAGTCCAGCATCTCTTAGCCAAGGGAGCGCAATGGATCACGATCCTCAATCGCTCTATAGAACGGGCAAACGATTTAGTGACTCAGTTCAGTGGTGAACATAGCCATGTTTCCCTACGAGCCTTGCCCCTGACGGATATGATGACCGTAGTGGCAGAGTCTGACTTGGTATTTACCAGCACTGCTGCTACGGAACCAATTTTATGTCGAGCCAACCTAGAACCAGTCTTAACTCGCCCCTTAATGCTGGTGGATATTTCCGTTCCCCGCAATGTGGCTGGCGATGTAAAGGATATTGCACAAGTGCGAGCCTTTGATGTAGACGATCTCAAGGCTGTGGTGGCTCAAAATCAGGAAAGTCGCCGCCAGATGGCTATGGCCGCAGAAGCATTGTTGGAAGAGGAGCTTACCCTCTTTGATGCATGGTGGCAGTCCTTAGAAACTGTACCGACGATTAATCGACTGCGTGAGAAGATTGAAACAATTCGCTGCCAAGAGCTAGAAAAGGCTCTATCTCGTCTTGGCCCAGAGTTTGGTGGCAAGAACCAAGCCGTGATTGAAGGTCTCACTAAGGGAATTATCAATAAAATTCTCCATGACCCCATGGTGCAATTGCGGGCACAACGAGATATCGAGGCGCGACGACGGGCGATGCAAGCCTTACAGACGCTGTTTAACCTTGACCTTGACTCTACGGAGCAATACAGCCAATGACGCAGTTTGTGTTGAATCTGTCTGACGGATCAGTGTCCTTTAGTTTCAGTGCCGAGGCGGCTAGGGAATTGCGTGCTGCGATCGCTCAACTCATGGCTAGCTTGAAAACAACGGCTGCTGCTAAAGCTAGTGGTGCCAGCAAGCCTAGCCCCCAGCCAGTGATGGAGTATCGCCACGTGGGTGACGTATTTTTAGAGTTGTTTTGTAACCCCAATATTTGGTCAAGTCCTTTTGCAGCAAAGGTGCTTGTGACTCTGAGGGACGATCGTATCCGCTTGACGACCGAAGTCGAGTTAACCCGACTCACCGACGACCTCAATCAATTTCTCGACCAGTGCGGCTAAGCCACTCGTACTAAGCTACTTCTGTAAAACTGCTAAGCATACAATAAGCATACAAATAAAGTAAAGTAGCGGAGATACCCTGCCAGAGCATCTCCGCCATAGGTGCCGAACTGTTAACGAAAACACCAACCTAGCGATCGCGAGACATCAGAATTAGTTGCACCAGTTGCAACACCGAATACAAGGCAGTAGCCACATAGGTCCACGCCGCTGCTTGCAGCACCTGTTGAGCTGCGTGATTTTCTTGTCCTTGCAAGATCCCTAGTTCATCGATTAGCCGCAAGGCACGGTTGGAAGCATCAAACTCCACAGGCAGCGTTACCAAGTGAAATAAAATCACGCTGGCAAAAAGGGTAATGCCAAGGTTGATGAACAGGCTAGAAATTGCTCCA includes the following:
- a CDS encoding glutamyl-tRNA reductase, which produces MNIAVVGLSHKTAPVEVREKLSIPEHQLGQAIAHLCSYPHVMEVAVLSTCNRLEIYCVVTETELGVREVTQFLAEHSKLPTQVLRPHLFVLLHQDAVMHVMRVASGLDSLVLGEGQILSQVKEAHKHGQKCNGVGRILNELFKCAIAAGKRVRTETGIGTGAVSISSAAVELAQQQVASLPAESLEFCRIAIIGAGKMSRLLVQHLLAKGAQWITILNRSIERANDLVTQFSGEHSHVSLRALPLTDMMTVVAESDLVFTSTAATEPILCRANLEPVLTRPLMLVDISVPRNVAGDVKDIAQVRAFDVDDLKAVVAQNQESRRQMAMAAEALLEEELTLFDAWWQSLETVPTINRLREKIETIRCQELEKALSRLGPEFGGKNQAVIEGLTKGIINKILHDPMVQLRAQRDIEARRRAMQALQTLFNLDLDSTEQYSQ